From one Caldichromatium japonicum genomic stretch:
- a CDS encoding chorismate--pyruvate lyase family protein, whose translation MHRYYGRHPFAAEELPFRRDGFIRAGAITGLAGERLALSQLPPFLRALLATDGTVTKILEAYFWEPLVVETLEQRLETATEPVPWLEIERGDRCMLRDAQLRGSESGRCFAEAFSLIRIEFIPDDFRQRLIDREIGIGVLIRDSGLESYREVLDIGLDRLANGESAVFRTYRIIIARRPVILITEYFPLALYGKP comes from the coding sequence ATGCACCGTTATTATGGGCGCCACCCTTTTGCTGCCGAGGAACTACCGTTCAGACGCGATGGTTTCATCCGTGCGGGCGCGATCACGGGACTGGCGGGCGAACGCCTGGCCTTGAGCCAGCTTCCGCCCTTCTTGCGCGCGCTCTTAGCCACTGACGGGACGGTGACCAAGATCCTAGAGGCCTATTTTTGGGAGCCGTTGGTGGTCGAGACCCTGGAACAGCGTCTAGAAACAGCCACTGAGCCAGTGCCTTGGCTGGAGATCGAGCGCGGTGATCGCTGTATGCTGCGCGACGCCCAATTGCGTGGCAGCGAAAGCGGTCGCTGTTTTGCCGAGGCATTTTCTCTGATCCGCATCGAGTTCATCCCCGATGACTTTCGCCAGCGTCTGATCGACCGCGAGATCGGGATCGGCGTGTTGATCCGCGACAGCGGCCTTGAGAGCTACCGCGAGGTCTTGGATATCGGTCTGGACCGCTTGGCAAATGGCGAGAGCGCCGTCTTTCGCACCTATCGAATCATCATCGCCCGCCGCCCGGTGATCCTGATCACCGAATACTTCCCGCTCGCCCTCTATGGCAAACCTTAG
- a CDS encoding alanine-zipper protein, with amino-acid sequence MTKIVKMASISVAAVLLLGACTTDQTARDMAQRALDTANSAQACCNANTERLDRMYQKIMGK; translated from the coding sequence ATGACCAAGATTGTCAAGATGGCTTCCATTTCGGTCGCTGCTGTTCTGTTGCTCGGGGCCTGCACCACCGATCAGACCGCCCGCGATATGGCTCAGCGCGCCCTGGACACTGCGAACAGCGCCCAGGCCTGCTGCAACGCCAACACCGAGCGTCTGGATCGGATGTATCAGAAGATCATGGGCAAGTGA
- a CDS encoding L,D-transpeptidase family protein, translated as MKKGLKPDWRRAWLLTLLGAVLLGGGSDRTALAETFRLKNPNDSVVGTVFYFTARAKDTLLDIARQNNLGYDDMRQANPNIDMWVPGEGTQVLVPAMYVLPNVPRQGIVVNRAEKRLYYYSPSDPLEVRIYAITVGKEAMETPLGTFQVVEKRKDPVWTPGPMVRANHAARGHILPPQVPPGPDNPLGRYAMRLSNPDYLIHGTNQPWGLGMEVSGGCIRLYPEGIEELYGLTPVQTSVAIIDQPYKYGWLADELYLEVQTGEKSVRKDYRSVIPESIANAEDVIIDWKAVERAVREDSGVPQVVGHRRSAGQGRHLPMIF; from the coding sequence ATGAAGAAAGGTCTTAAACCCGATTGGCGCCGCGCCTGGCTGTTGACCTTACTCGGGGCCGTCCTGCTCGGTGGGGGCAGCGACCGCACTGCCCTGGCCGAAACCTTCCGGCTCAAAAATCCCAATGATTCGGTGGTCGGCACAGTGTTTTATTTCACCGCCCGCGCCAAGGACACCTTGCTCGACATCGCCCGCCAAAACAACCTGGGCTATGACGATATGCGCCAGGCCAATCCAAATATCGATATGTGGGTGCCTGGCGAAGGGACCCAGGTCTTGGTGCCGGCCATGTATGTGCTGCCGAATGTGCCGCGTCAGGGGATCGTGGTCAATCGTGCCGAAAAGCGGCTGTATTACTATTCACCGAGCGATCCCCTCGAGGTGCGCATCTATGCCATCACCGTTGGCAAGGAGGCCATGGAGACACCACTCGGAACCTTTCAGGTGGTCGAAAAGCGGAAGGATCCCGTCTGGACGCCTGGCCCCATGGTACGCGCCAACCATGCAGCGCGTGGACATATCCTGCCGCCTCAGGTCCCACCGGGTCCGGATAACCCCCTTGGGCGCTATGCGATGCGCCTAAGTAACCCGGATTATCTAATCCATGGTACCAATCAGCCCTGGGGCCTGGGGATGGAGGTCAGCGGCGGCTGTATCCGGCTCTATCCGGAAGGGATTGAGGAGCTATATGGCTTGACCCCGGTTCAGACCTCCGTAGCAATCATCGATCAGCCCTACAAATACGGCTGGCTGGCGGATGAACTCTATCTCGAGGTGCAAACAGGGGAGAAAAGCGTACGTAAGGATTACCGCTCAGTGATCCCCGAATCGATAGCGAATGCCGAGGATGTGATCATCGACTGGAAGGCGGTTGAGCGGGCTGTCAGAGAGGACTCCGGTGTCCCACAGGTAGTGGGACACCGACGTTCAGCAGGTCAAGGGCGTCACTTGCCCATGATCTTCTGA
- a CDS encoding elongation factor G: MLQASAIRNIGIAAHVDAGKTTLTERILFYTGASHRIGEVHDGTAHMDYLVEEQRHGITITAAVTQAPWRNHLIQIIDTPGHVDFSIEVERSLRILDGCIIVLDGVRGVEPQTETVWRQRGRFGLPALLFINKMDREGADFDRCLASVKQRLGFEPAPITVPVVEAGGVIHLIDGTFIRFQGAYGEQVVAEPCPPDLWASQQAKRESLLLAAAEYNESLADQILSGDELSPDQVRAAIRAGVLAGRLFPCYGGSALRNLGVQPLLDGVVEFLPAPLDRPPIIAEHPDGTPEPIALTADGPLVALVFKVQLWEGRRHVFVRIYRGQLKAGDPVEFLTADGRILREQVARLFEVDAGKRSRRDQGQACKILLLSGLRWATTGDTLCTPGQVVALERIRAHEPVLGMAIEPGSGTDEERLVEALDKVLQEDPTLHLAEDPETGQRVLKGMGELHLQIIRERLEREFGVSLRMGRPAVASRETISRKAHAEALFGPPLLPEARQPPPMARAAVSVQPRPRAQGNHIEIRPLIKPEGAVLTEGQRAAISSAVAETLNAGPRQGAPVLDVAVQVEALELFGAASTPEAIAAAVSRALRKALDEAGPILLQPIMRLEVVVPEPNLGAVLGDLQARRALIQATEIQGELATIRAEAPLEPLLGYATGLRSLTQGRGQFSLEFARFDT, from the coding sequence ATGCTTCAAGCCTCAGCGATCCGTAATATCGGGATCGCCGCCCATGTCGATGCCGGCAAGACGACGCTCACCGAACGGATACTTTTTTACACCGGAGCCTCCCATCGGATCGGCGAGGTGCATGATGGCACTGCCCACATGGACTATCTGGTCGAGGAACAGCGCCACGGGATCACCATCACCGCGGCGGTGACCCAGGCGCCTTGGCGCAATCATTTGATCCAGATCATCGACACCCCAGGGCATGTCGATTTCTCGATCGAGGTCGAGCGTTCGCTGCGGATCCTGGATGGCTGCATCATCGTTCTAGACGGCGTCCGCGGGGTTGAGCCACAGACTGAGACGGTCTGGCGTCAGCGTGGGCGCTTTGGGTTGCCGGCCCTCTTGTTCATCAACAAGATGGACCGGGAAGGCGCTGATTTTGACCGCTGTCTCGCGTCCGTCAAGCAGCGTCTCGGTTTCGAGCCCGCGCCCATCACGGTCCCCGTGGTGGAAGCGGGGGGCGTTATCCATTTGATCGATGGCACCTTTATTCGTTTCCAGGGGGCGTATGGTGAGCAGGTCGTTGCCGAACCTTGTCCGCCGGATCTATGGGCCAGCCAACAGGCCAAACGCGAATCACTCCTCCTGGCAGCCGCTGAATATAACGAATCCCTCGCCGACCAGATCCTGTCAGGCGACGAACTAAGCCCTGATCAGGTGCGCGCTGCGATCCGTGCCGGTGTGCTCGCCGGTAGGCTCTTTCCCTGCTATGGCGGCAGCGCGTTGCGCAACCTCGGGGTGCAGCCGCTGCTCGATGGGGTGGTCGAGTTTCTACCTGCACCGCTCGACCGCCCCCCTATCATCGCCGAGCATCCCGACGGGACCCCTGAGCCCATTGCCTTGACGGCGGATGGTCCATTGGTGGCGCTGGTCTTTAAGGTCCAGCTCTGGGAAGGGCGGCGCCATGTCTTCGTGCGGATCTATCGCGGGCAACTGAAGGCCGGCGATCCAGTCGAGTTCCTGACCGCCGATGGGCGCATCCTGCGCGAGCAGGTAGCGCGCTTGTTTGAGGTTGATGCCGGCAAACGGAGCCGACGCGATCAGGGCCAGGCTTGCAAGATCCTGCTCTTGAGCGGACTGCGCTGGGCCACGACCGGCGACACCCTTTGCACCCCGGGACAGGTGGTGGCGTTGGAGCGGATTCGCGCCCATGAGCCTGTGCTCGGCATGGCCATCGAGCCTGGCAGCGGGACGGATGAGGAGCGGCTCGTCGAGGCCCTCGACAAGGTCCTACAAGAGGACCCGACCCTGCATCTCGCTGAAGATCCTGAGACCGGTCAGCGGGTGCTCAAAGGCATGGGCGAGCTTCATCTTCAGATCATCCGCGAGCGTCTGGAGCGCGAGTTCGGGGTGAGTCTGCGCATGGGGCGTCCAGCCGTCGCCAGCCGCGAGACCATCAGCCGCAAGGCCCATGCCGAGGCCCTATTTGGCCCGCCGCTATTGCCCGAGGCGCGCCAGCCGCCGCCGATGGCGCGGGCGGCAGTGAGCGTACAGCCGCGCCCGCGTGCTCAGGGCAATCACATCGAGATCCGTCCTTTGATCAAACCCGAGGGCGCCGTCCTGACCGAAGGGCAGCGTGCCGCTATCTCGTCTGCCGTCGCCGAAACCCTCAACGCTGGACCCAGACAAGGTGCCCCCGTGCTCGATGTAGCGGTCCAGGTCGAGGCACTCGAGCTCTTTGGTGCTGCCTCGACCCCGGAAGCGATCGCCGCAGCCGTCAGCCGTGCCCTGCGCAAGGCCCTAGATGAGGCGGGCCCGATCTTATTACAGCCCATCATGCGGTTAGAGGTAGTAGTCCCCGAGCCCAATCTAGGCGCGGTGCTCGGCGATCTCCAGGCGCGGCGCGCCCTCATCCAGGCGACAGAGATCCAGGGGGAGCTGGCAACCATCCGCGCTGAGGCACCGCTTGAACCCCTGCTCGGCTATGCCACCGGACTACGTAGCCTGACCCAGGGGCGCGGTCAGTTCAGCCTTGAGTTTGCGCGGTTTGATACCTGA
- a CDS encoding GGDEF domain-containing protein: protein MGNDDIIDFREDLPTASNYLRMAVPLMVQRRIPPTPYNYALWYAHVQNAHPELSRKLLAAFPDEDSYDPRKSEALFLEYFVKHYLPQSTQAQELIATLVAQLAQAVSRNLQGVHNYGASLRGAIEVFEQDVDPHQIRAMVGKLLTETRDLEELNQVFASKLKAASDQVEQLKRELAESERRARIDPLTKIPNRRGFDEAIAQALTADNETTCLLLLDIDYFKKLNDTYGHPMGDRVLQIVGGVLGKLQSDRIFIARYGGEEFAVIVNDELEAAHALAEQIRCQIAALQIKRKSTHDTIGTITVSIGLTRFRPGESAETFIERADTGLYLAKQEGRNRVIIA, encoded by the coding sequence ATGGGCAACGACGACATCATCGATTTTCGTGAAGATCTACCCACAGCCTCGAACTATCTGCGCATGGCCGTACCCCTGATGGTCCAGCGCCGCATCCCGCCAACCCCTTACAACTATGCCCTCTGGTATGCGCATGTCCAGAACGCGCATCCTGAACTGAGCCGCAAACTGTTGGCCGCATTCCCCGATGAGGATTCCTATGATCCGCGCAAAAGCGAGGCGTTATTCTTAGAGTATTTCGTCAAACATTATCTTCCGCAGAGTACCCAGGCCCAGGAGCTGATCGCCACCCTGGTTGCTCAGCTTGCCCAGGCCGTCTCGCGCAACCTGCAAGGGGTGCACAACTATGGGGCCAGTCTGCGCGGCGCCATCGAGGTCTTCGAGCAGGATGTCGATCCCCACCAGATCCGCGCCATGGTTGGCAAGCTCTTGACCGAGACCCGGGATCTCGAGGAGCTGAATCAGGTCTTTGCGAGCAAGCTGAAGGCCGCCAGCGATCAGGTCGAGCAGCTCAAACGCGAGCTGGCCGAAAGCGAGCGCCGCGCCCGTATCGATCCGCTGACCAAGATCCCTAACCGGCGCGGCTTTGACGAGGCCATCGCCCAGGCATTGACCGCAGATAACGAGACCACCTGCCTGTTGCTCCTGGACATCGATTACTTCAAGAAACTCAATGATACCTATGGCCACCCGATGGGCGACCGGGTGCTGCAGATCGTCGGCGGTGTGCTCGGCAAGTTACAAAGCGACCGGATCTTCATCGCCCGTTATGGCGGGGAGGAGTTTGCGGTCATCGTCAACGACGAGCTAGAGGCGGCACATGCCCTCGCCGAACAGATCCGTTGCCAGATCGCCGCGCTCCAGATCAAACGCAAGAGTACCCATGACACCATCGGGACCATCACCGTCTCGATCGGTCTGACCCGCTTTCGTCCAGGCGAAAGCGCCGAGACCTTCATCGAACGCGCGGATACGGGCCTCTATCTGGCCAAGCAGGAGGGGCGCAATCGCGTGATCATCGCCTGA
- a CDS encoding glutaminyl-peptide cyclotransferase has protein sequence MKGLPGISLGIRQWASLLYLVGGYQGAVLWMFSALALAQTDPPLVGHRLLATYPHDPQAFTQGLVWVDGILYEGTGLYGRSAIRRLDLETGKVEQEVRLPPQFFGEGITYWHGRLIQLTWREQRGFVYDAADLKPLEGFVYPREGWGLTQDGVHWIASDGTDTLSFIEPASRKLVRSLQVRAGDKPVTRLNELEWIEGEIWANVWYSDQILRIDPKDGRVTAILDLSDLYPQSKRPNPEAVLNGIAYDPETQRLFITGKYWPWLYAIQVDD, from the coding sequence ATGAAGGGACTCCCCGGTATTTCCCTAGGCATCCGCCAGTGGGCATCCCTTCTTTATCTCGTCGGAGGGTACCAGGGGGCAGTGCTGTGGATGTTCAGTGCACTTGCCCTTGCTCAAACCGATCCTCCGCTGGTCGGCCACCGCCTGCTGGCCACCTACCCACATGACCCCCAGGCCTTCACCCAAGGACTGGTTTGGGTGGATGGCATCCTCTATGAGGGGACTGGGCTCTATGGTCGATCGGCCATCCGCCGCTTAGACCTCGAGACCGGAAAGGTGGAACAGGAGGTGCGTCTCCCCCCCCAGTTCTTCGGCGAGGGCATTACCTACTGGCATGGTCGCTTGATCCAGCTGACCTGGCGCGAACAGCGCGGATTCGTCTATGACGCAGCAGACCTCAAACCACTTGAAGGCTTTGTCTATCCCCGCGAGGGCTGGGGACTGACCCAAGACGGGGTGCATTGGATCGCTAGCGACGGGACGGATACCCTGAGCTTCATCGAGCCCGCAAGCCGCAAGCTCGTGCGCTCGCTTCAGGTGCGCGCCGGTGACAAACCGGTCACCCGCCTCAACGAGCTCGAATGGATCGAGGGCGAGATCTGGGCCAATGTCTGGTACAGCGACCAGATCCTGCGCATCGATCCCAAGGATGGCCGGGTGACCGCGATCCTAGACCTGTCTGACCTCTATCCCCAAAGCAAACGCCCCAATCCCGAGGCGGTGCTTAACGGGATCGCCTATGACCCCGAGACGCAACGGCTCTTTATCACCGGCAAATACTGGCCTTGGCTTTATGCGATCCAGGTCGATGACTGA
- the uvrB gene encoding excinuclease ABC subunit UvrB: MSRTFTLASPFQPAGDQPEAIRRLVDGLRAGAQALTLLGVTGSGKTFTIANVIAELERPTLILAPNKTLAAQLYSEMRAFFPHNAVEYFVSYYDYYQPEAYVPATDTYIEKDASINEHIEQMRLSATKALLERRDVVIVATVSSIYGLGDPELYLKMVLILKRSDRIDQRAILRRLAELQYTRNEFELARGTYRVRGDVIDIHPAESETEAVRVTLFDDEIESLSLFDPLTGEVKRQVARYTVFPKTHYATPRETIVAAVEAIKEELRERLGQLRAQGKLVEAQRLEQRTLFDLEMMIEVGYCQGIENYSRYLSGRQPGEPPPTLYDYLPPDALLIIDESHVTVPQLGGMYRGDRSRKETLVEYGFRLPSALDNRPLKFEEFQARQPQTIYVSATPRAFEIEYSGAVIEQVVRPTGLVDPEVEVRPARTQVDDLLSEIRERVAAQERVLVTTLTKRMAEDLTEYLEEHGVRVRYLHSDIDTVERVEIIRDLRLGVFDVLIGINLLREGLDIPEVSLVAILDADKEGFLRSTDSLIQTIGRAARHVNGKAILYADQITESMARAIAESERRRAKQIAANQARGITPQGIRKAIADLLDTHLPGAPLPAQEYAKVAEQAAEYGRLNPQQLAKRIKALEKQMYAHAKELEFEQAAVIRDQIRALQQQLMTL, encoded by the coding sequence ATGAGCCGCACCTTTACCCTTGCCAGCCCCTTTCAACCCGCCGGTGACCAGCCGGAGGCGATCCGCCGCTTGGTCGATGGACTGCGCGCCGGTGCGCAGGCCTTGACCTTGCTGGGGGTCACCGGTTCGGGCAAGACCTTCACCATAGCCAATGTGATCGCTGAGCTCGAGCGCCCAACCTTGATCCTCGCCCCCAACAAGACCCTAGCCGCGCAACTCTATAGCGAGATGCGCGCCTTTTTTCCCCACAACGCCGTCGAGTATTTCGTCTCCTATTACGACTACTATCAGCCCGAGGCCTATGTCCCCGCGACCGATACCTATATCGAGAAGGATGCCTCGATCAACGAGCACATCGAGCAGATGCGCCTGTCGGCGACCAAGGCGCTGCTTGAGCGGCGCGATGTGGTGATCGTGGCCACGGTCTCATCCATCTATGGCCTGGGCGACCCCGAGCTCTATCTCAAGATGGTCCTGATCCTCAAGCGCAGTGACCGCATCGATCAGCGCGCGATCTTAAGGAGGCTTGCCGAGCTGCAATATACCCGCAATGAATTTGAACTGGCGCGTGGGACCTATCGGGTGCGCGGTGACGTGATCGATATCCATCCCGCTGAGTCCGAGACCGAGGCCGTGCGGGTGACACTCTTTGACGACGAGATCGAGTCTTTAAGCCTCTTTGACCCCCTGACTGGTGAGGTCAAGCGTCAGGTCGCGCGCTATACGGTCTTTCCCAAGACCCACTATGCCACCCCGCGCGAGACGATCGTGGCGGCGGTCGAGGCGATCAAGGAGGAGCTACGCGAGCGCCTAGGTCAATTGCGCGCCCAAGGTAAGCTCGTCGAGGCACAGAGGCTCGAGCAGCGCACCCTGTTCGACCTCGAGATGATGATCGAGGTCGGCTATTGCCAGGGGATCGAGAACTACAGCCGCTATCTCTCGGGCCGCCAGCCGGGTGAGCCGCCGCCGACCCTCTATGACTATCTGCCGCCCGATGCCCTCCTGATCATCGACGAAAGCCATGTGACCGTCCCCCAGCTCGGCGGGATGTATCGGGGGGACCGCTCGCGCAAGGAGACCCTCGTCGAATACGGCTTTCGCCTGCCCTCGGCCCTCGATAATCGACCGCTCAAATTCGAAGAGTTCCAGGCGCGCCAGCCCCAGACCATCTATGTCTCGGCCACCCCGCGGGCCTTCGAGATCGAATACTCAGGCGCCGTCATCGAACAGGTGGTCCGACCCACGGGTCTGGTCGATCCCGAGGTCGAGGTGCGTCCTGCCCGCACCCAGGTCGACGACCTGCTCTCTGAGATCAGGGAACGCGTAGCCGCCCAGGAGCGGGTGCTAGTGACTACCTTGACCAAGCGCATGGCCGAGGATCTCACTGAATATCTTGAAGAACACGGCGTGCGGGTGCGTTATCTACACTCGGACATCGACACCGTCGAGCGGGTGGAGATCATCCGCGACCTTAGACTTGGGGTCTTCGATGTGTTGATCGGGATCAACCTCTTGCGCGAGGGCCTGGATATCCCTGAGGTCTCCCTGGTGGCGATCCTGGATGCCGACAAGGAGGGTTTTTTGCGCTCGACCGACTCATTGATCCAGACCATCGGGCGGGCGGCGCGCCATGTCAATGGCAAGGCGATCCTCTATGCCGATCAGATCACCGAGTCCATGGCGCGCGCCATCGCCGAGAGCGAGCGCCGCCGCGCCAAACAGATCGCTGCCAATCAGGCGCGCGGGATCACCCCCCAGGGTATCCGCAAGGCGATCGCTGATCTCCTCGATACCCATCTCCCCGGTGCCCCCCTTCCCGCCCAGGAGTATGCCAAGGTCGCCGAACAGGCGGCAGAGTATGGCCGGCTCAACCCACAGCAGCTTGCCAAGCGCATCAAGGCACTGGAGAAACAGATGTACGCGCATGCCAAGGAGTTGGAATTTGAACAGGCCGCCGTGATTCGCGACCAGATCCGCGCCTTGCAGCAACAGCTGATGACGCTGTAA
- a CDS encoding pyridoxal phosphate-dependent aminotransferase: MTIKLAARVQSVKPSATLAITARAAELRAAGRDVIGLGAGEPDFDTPDHIKAAAIRAIESGFTKYTAVDGTPELKRAIINKFKRENNLDYTPDQILVSCGGKQSFFNLAQALLDPGDEVIIPAPYWVSYPDMVLLAGGAPVFIQTTAAHSFKITPAQLRGAITGKTRLVVINSPSNPTGMAYTADELAALGEILRDFPKVVIATDDMYEHIRWSQAPFVNILNVCPDLTPRTLVLNGVSKAYAMTGWRIGYAGGPAEIIKAMKKVQSQSTSNPTSISQVAAQAALEGPQECIGVMVKAFMERHDLVVERLNQIPGIECLPTDGTFYVFPRVQGLIERLGLHNDLELSEYLLARANVAVVPGSAFGMGGHLRLSIATSRERLEQALERIAGAVGD; the protein is encoded by the coding sequence ATGACCATCAAGCTCGCCGCCCGCGTCCAGTCTGTCAAGCCATCCGCAACCCTCGCCATCACCGCCCGCGCTGCCGAGCTGCGCGCTGCGGGGCGCGATGTCATCGGGCTTGGCGCCGGCGAACCCGACTTCGACACCCCCGACCATATCAAGGCAGCAGCCATCCGCGCCATCGAATCTGGATTTACCAAATACACCGCCGTCGACGGGACCCCTGAGCTCAAACGCGCCATCATCAACAAGTTCAAGCGCGAGAACAACCTGGACTATACCCCAGACCAGATCCTGGTCTCCTGCGGCGGCAAACAGAGCTTTTTTAATCTCGCCCAGGCCTTGCTCGATCCGGGCGATGAGGTGATCATCCCTGCGCCCTACTGGGTCTCTTACCCGGATATGGTGCTCCTCGCGGGCGGGGCGCCGGTCTTCATCCAGACCACGGCAGCGCACTCTTTTAAGATCACCCCTGCCCAACTAAGGGGCGCGATCACCGGCAAGACTCGGCTAGTGGTCATCAACAGCCCTTCTAATCCGACCGGGATGGCATATACCGCCGATGAGCTGGCAGCGCTTGGTGAGATCTTGCGCGATTTCCCCAAGGTCGTCATCGCCACCGACGATATGTATGAACATATCCGTTGGAGCCAGGCGCCCTTCGTCAACATCCTCAATGTCTGTCCAGATCTCACCCCGCGCACCTTGGTTTTGAATGGCGTCTCCAAGGCCTATGCCATGACTGGTTGGCGCATCGGTTATGCTGGAGGCCCAGCCGAGATCATCAAGGCGATGAAGAAGGTCCAGTCGCAGAGCACCTCGAACCCAACTTCAATCTCCCAGGTCGCTGCCCAAGCGGCCCTTGAGGGTCCGCAAGAGTGTATCGGGGTCATGGTCAAGGCATTTATGGAGCGGCATGATCTCGTCGTCGAGCGTTTGAATCAGATCCCCGGCATCGAGTGCCTGCCGACCGATGGGACCTTCTATGTCTTTCCCCGCGTCCAGGGTCTGATCGAGCGTCTGGGCTTACACAACGACCTGGAGCTCTCCGAATATCTGCTCGCTCGGGCCAATGTCGCCGTCGTGCCTGGTTCGGCATTCGGGATGGGCGGACACCTGCGTCTCTCAATTGCTACCAGTCGAGAAAGGCTCGAGCAGGCCCTGGAGCGCATCGCTGGGGCAGTCGGTGACTAA
- the tnpA gene encoding IS200/IS605 family transposase encodes MKPLHSSISLLVDDHRRNVFNGDAIAQLRTIFTNVCTDFEAQLIKMDGEDDHVHLLVEYPPKVAVSSLVNSLKGASSRLLRKEQPDIQKHYWKGVLWSPSYFASSCGGAPISIVRQYIEQQQTPT; translated from the coding sequence TTGAAGCCGTTGCATAGCTCAATCAGTCTCTTGGTCGATGACCATCGCCGCAATGTGTTCAACGGCGATGCCATCGCACAACTGCGAACGATCTTCACCAACGTCTGCACGGATTTTGAAGCACAACTGATCAAGATGGACGGCGAGGACGATCATGTCCACCTGTTGGTAGAGTACCCGCCCAAGGTTGCCGTCTCCAGCCTCGTGAACAGCCTCAAAGGCGCATCCAGCCGCCTGCTGCGCAAGGAACAACCCGACATCCAGAAACACTACTGGAAGGGCGTGCTGTGGTCGCCGTCCTACTTCGCCTCAAGTTGTGGCGGCGCACCAATTTCCATCGTGCGCCAATACATCGAACAGCAGCAGACGCCAACCTAA
- a CDS encoding RNA-guided endonuclease InsQ/TnpB family protein, translating to MQRLQAFKFELKPNGDQARDLRRFAGSCRFVYNRALALQQERYATGEKKLGYFGLSKLLTEWRNSTETAWLADVPVHPLRQSLKDLDQAYANFFAKRADAPRFKKKGQSDSFRYSDSEKIKLDQANSRIFLPKLGWLRYRNSREVLGVVKNVTVSQSGGKWFVSIQTEREVERPIPQGGAVGIDMGIVRFATLSDGTVYAPLNSFKRHETRLRKAQQALSRKVKFSNNWKKAKARVQRIHSRIRNARRDFLHKTSTAISKNHAMVCIEDLQVGNMTKSAAGTIAQPGRNVRGKAGLNKSILDQGWFEFRRQLDYKLAWRGGWLIAVPPQNTSRTCPCCGHVSADNRQTQDRFECVECGFEENADVVGAINVLRAGHARLACEVSPAGGQQQEPTEATQSGSMSD from the coding sequence ATGCAACGGCTTCAAGCCTTCAAATTTGAGTTGAAGCCCAACGGCGATCAGGCGCGCGACCTGCGCCGCTTCGCGGGGTCGTGCCGCTTCGTCTACAACCGGGCGCTGGCGTTGCAACAGGAGCGGTACGCGACCGGCGAAAAGAAGCTTGGCTATTTTGGACTGAGCAAGCTACTTACCGAGTGGCGCAACAGCACGGAGACGGCGTGGCTGGCTGATGTCCCGGTTCATCCCTTGCGGCAGTCTCTCAAGGATCTGGACCAGGCCTACGCCAACTTTTTCGCCAAGCGCGCGGACGCGCCGCGCTTCAAGAAGAAAGGGCAATCCGACAGTTTCCGTTACTCCGATTCGGAAAAAATCAAACTCGACCAGGCCAACAGCCGTATCTTCCTGCCGAAACTTGGCTGGCTGAGGTATCGCAACAGCCGTGAGGTGCTTGGCGTGGTGAAGAACGTCACCGTGAGCCAGTCCGGCGGCAAGTGGTTCGTGAGTATCCAGACCGAGCGCGAGGTAGAGCGGCCCATCCCGCAGGGTGGCGCAGTTGGCATCGACATGGGCATTGTCCGCTTCGCCACCTTGAGCGACGGGACGGTCTACGCCCCGCTCAATAGTTTCAAGCGGCATGAGACGCGCTTGCGCAAGGCGCAACAGGCGCTCTCCCGCAAGGTGAAATTCAGCAACAACTGGAAGAAGGCGAAAGCCAGAGTCCAGCGCATTCATTCCCGCATCCGTAATGCCCGCCGCGACTTCCTACATAAGACCTCGACCGCGATCAGCAAAAACCACGCGATGGTGTGTATCGAGGACTTGCAGGTAGGGAACATGACCAAGTCGGCGGCTGGGACAATCGCACAGCCGGGCAGAAACGTTCGGGGCAAGGCTGGCCTAAACAAGTCCATTCTCGACCAGGGCTGGTTTGAGTTTCGCCGGCAACTGGACTACAAGCTGGCATGGCGGGGTGGCTGGCTCATTGCCGTGCCGCCGCAGAACACAAGCCGCACCTGCCCGTGCTGCGGCCATGTGTCGGCGGACAACCGCCAGACGCAAGATCGGTTCGAGTGCGTGGAATGCGGTTTTGAGGAAAACGCCGATGTGGTCGGCGCGATCAATGTGCTAAGGGCGGGACACGCCCGGCTCGCCTGTGAAGTGAGCCCCGCAGGGGGCCAGCAGCAGGAACCCACCGAAGCGACTCAATCCGGCTCGATGTCGGATTGA